One stretch of Fibrobacter sp. UWH6 DNA includes these proteins:
- a CDS encoding PorV/PorQ family protein, translated as MRKSLLSAILLAPALALAAGSAIITLEMPVGARQLGMGEAGAALADDAAAMYYNPAGLAFGPLADEWRMSYPADSKNAPYFTSMASRSKNGFFSKSELWAGTANGILKFDGEQWVDYHSITLQGNAKVRDAVKVYAGSERGLEENVRKVKEFNEIKTADDEKHIVEVKMPWNLIVKDTITAVLYESRTEKLWVGTPKSLYRFDGKAWKSYDSELGNHRVTALVSQGASIWIGTDDGLFVYRNGQFEQKGKVLPSQKITALVWSELRKELYVAAEGAGVARLIPKKSVNDKDRWSLFNEEDGVMDKSPTALAVDSSGHVWAAHKGGLSHFNLRKWEQIQFADNTVNDISVDQKGGIWIATDKGVWRHLPDYATASGRKAELERTEADEAEGKRDDEWVHYHSGNGLSVNKVWAVLPQGNDVWFSTANGMEQFKDADYQLTAFYEKLLPILNIPDLYHLYGGMTIPLNDWGTMGFFVNFVSFGSTVASGDVDADDLVAYNSSEIVGGFSYGTRFPGDWGLGLSIKFFYSDLSSGAGSGSEEATTFGYAFDVGVLKKNLIVDGLNFALVLANIGPSVYYVDKTIEDPIPLTWRLGLSYEILSLADYKWVVVADYNREVVYDDSKGNPEPFYVSCWKSLINPERGGSGLEGAKNSLMQGVFNVGTEFIYANTIALRLGYLHDQTGKRDEVDMGFGFMLSDMLQFDFATIKDVGESDGVRDGQMRFGMVFKF; from the coding sequence TTGCGTAAATCCCTACTTTCTGCAATTCTTTTAGCACCGGCGCTGGCTCTTGCCGCAGGTTCTGCAATTATCACCTTGGAAATGCCCGTTGGCGCCCGCCAGCTGGGTATGGGCGAAGCAGGTGCGGCCCTGGCAGATGACGCCGCCGCCATGTATTACAACCCCGCAGGTCTGGCTTTCGGCCCCCTGGCCGACGAATGGCGCATGAGCTACCCGGCCGATTCCAAGAATGCCCCCTATTTTACAAGCATGGCTTCCCGCTCCAAGAATGGCTTCTTCAGCAAGAGCGAACTGTGGGCAGGTACTGCCAACGGTATCCTGAAGTTTGACGGCGAACAGTGGGTCGACTATCATTCCATTACCCTGCAGGGCAATGCCAAGGTCCGCGACGCCGTCAAGGTGTACGCCGGTTCCGAACGCGGCCTGGAAGAAAATGTCAGAAAGGTCAAGGAATTCAACGAGATCAAGACTGCCGACGATGAAAAGCACATCGTAGAAGTCAAGATGCCCTGGAACCTGATTGTTAAGGACACCATTACCGCAGTCCTTTACGAAAGCCGTACCGAAAAGCTGTGGGTAGGTACACCCAAGTCCCTTTACCGTTTTGACGGCAAGGCCTGGAAGAGCTACGACAGCGAACTGGGAAACCACCGCGTTACTGCCTTGGTAAGCCAGGGAGCCTCTATCTGGATCGGTACCGACGACGGTCTCTTCGTATACCGTAACGGTCAATTCGAGCAGAAGGGCAAGGTCCTGCCCAGCCAGAAGATTACCGCCCTCGTATGGTCTGAACTCCGCAAGGAACTTTATGTTGCCGCAGAAGGCGCAGGCGTTGCCCGCCTCATTCCCAAGAAGAGCGTCAACGACAAGGACCGCTGGAGCCTGTTCAACGAAGAAGATGGAGTCATGGACAAGAGTCCCACCGCCCTGGCCGTCGACAGTTCGGGCCACGTGTGGGCAGCCCATAAGGGAGGCCTCTCCCATTTCAACCTCCGCAAGTGGGAACAGATCCAGTTCGCCGACAATACCGTCAACGACATCTCCGTCGACCAGAAGGGCGGCATCTGGATTGCCACCGACAAGGGCGTCTGGCGCCACCTGCCGGATTACGCTACCGCCAGCGGCCGCAAGGCAGAACTTGAACGCACCGAAGCCGACGAGGCCGAAGGCAAGCGCGATGACGAATGGGTCCACTACCACTCCGGAAACGGTCTTTCTGTAAACAAGGTCTGGGCAGTTCTTCCCCAGGGTAATGACGTCTGGTTCAGTACCGCAAACGGTATGGAACAATTCAAGGACGCCGACTACCAGCTCACAGCCTTCTACGAAAAGCTTTTGCCGATTCTCAACATTCCCGACCTCTACCACCTTTACGGCGGCATGACCATCCCCCTGAACGACTGGGGTACCATGGGCTTCTTCGTAAACTTCGTTAGCTTCGGTTCTACAGTTGCGTCTGGCGATGTGGACGCTGACGACCTGGTGGCCTACAACAGTTCTGAAATCGTTGGCGGCTTCAGCTACGGTACCCGCTTCCCCGGCGACTGGGGCCTAGGCCTCAGCATCAAGTTCTTCTATTCTGACCTCAGTTCCGGCGCAGGATCCGGATCCGAAGAAGCAACTACCTTCGGTTACGCATTCGACGTGGGCGTCCTCAAGAAGAACCTGATTGTAGACGGTTTGAATTTTGCATTGGTCCTGGCCAACATCGGCCCCAGCGTCTATTACGTCGACAAGACCATCGAAGACCCCATCCCGCTGACCTGGCGCCTGGGCCTCTCCTATGAAATCCTCTCCCTGGCCGACTATAAGTGGGTCGTGGTCGCCGACTACAACCGCGAAGTGGTTTATGACGACAGCAAGGGAAATCCCGAACCGTTCTACGTATCCTGCTGGAAATCCCTGATCAATCCTGAACGCGGTGGCAGCGGCCTGGAAGGAGCCAAGAACTCCTTGATGCAGGGCGTCTTCAACGTAGGTACCGAATTTATTTACGCCAACACCATCGCTTTGCGACTGGGTTACCTCCACGACCAGACCGGTAAGCGCGACGAAGTGGACATGGGCTTCGGCTTCATGCTCTCCGACATGCTGCAATTCGACTTCGCAACCATCAAGGACGTAGGCGAAAGCGACGGCGTCCGCGATGGCCAGATGCGATTCGGCATGGTATTCAAGTTCTAA
- the rsmG gene encoding 16S rRNA (guanine(527)-N(7))-methyltransferase RsmG: MANSNWSKKPAKGSWGKAPSRMPARGADALGSAFVPHMKAPRTEFPLFNGKRVTPSLAGLDKLLHYYGVELQEETLKQIWEYHQLLRANNEDQDLTRLNAFETMVERHYADCTLINAFVEKWPARMIDVGSGAGFPGIPLKIVNPNINLTLCEPRPNRINFLNMVIEKMGLKNIDVFGHKVTSRSMTIPVDGVISRAFELMEKTFPRLQNSLKVGGRVFFMKGPAAADELKTLHPEDYGYKLLEKHFYTIPNSTQERALVIFERVR, translated from the coding sequence ATGGCAAATTCTAACTGGTCTAAAAAGCCCGCAAAGGGTTCCTGGGGTAAAGCTCCTTCTCGTATGCCTGCTCGTGGCGCCGATGCCTTGGGCAGTGCCTTTGTGCCTCACATGAAAGCTCCCCGCACCGAGTTTCCGCTGTTTAACGGAAAGCGTGTTACGCCGTCTCTGGCTGGCCTCGACAAGCTTTTGCATTATTATGGTGTGGAACTGCAGGAAGAAACCTTGAAGCAGATTTGGGAATATCATCAGCTTCTCCGAGCCAACAACGAAGACCAGGACTTGACTCGCCTTAATGCTTTTGAAACCATGGTTGAACGTCATTATGCCGACTGCACTTTGATCAACGCCTTTGTTGAAAAGTGGCCTGCCCGTATGATTGACGTGGGTAGTGGAGCCGGCTTCCCGGGTATTCCCCTGAAGATCGTGAATCCCAATATCAACTTGACTCTTTGCGAACCGCGCCCGAACCGCATCAACTTCTTGAACATGGTCATCGAGAAGATGGGGCTGAAGAATATCGATGTGTTCGGTCACAAGGTGACTAGCCGCAGCATGACTATTCCTGTGGATGGTGTTATCAGCCGCGCCTTTGAACTGATGGAAAAGACTTTCCCCCGTCTACAGAACTCCCTGAAGGTGGGTGGGCGCGTGTTCTTTATGAAGGGGCCTGCTGCCGCTGACGAACTGAAGACCTTGCATCCCGAAGACTATGGATACAAGTTGCTGGAAAAGCACTTCTATACAATCCCCAACAGCACGCAGGAACGAGCCCTCGTAATATTCGAAAGGGTACGATGA